The Myxococcus guangdongensis genome has a window encoding:
- a CDS encoding cupin domain-containing protein, giving the protein MRHRVTATEAPRHIIANGKGRATLFLNESTGATAASLTLLELQPGGEVPEHTHDTSAEILYIEDGAADMTVAGQTLRVSKGDAVYIPAGAKHSARVVSPGAPFKAVQVYAGPGPEQRFMQGPRESAPHGR; this is encoded by the coding sequence GTGCGCCACCGCGTCACCGCCACCGAGGCTCCGCGCCACATCATCGCGAACGGCAAGGGCCGCGCGACGCTCTTCCTGAACGAGTCCACGGGCGCCACCGCCGCATCACTGACACTCCTCGAGCTCCAGCCCGGCGGCGAGGTCCCCGAGCACACGCACGACACGAGCGCGGAGATTCTCTACATCGAGGACGGCGCCGCGGACATGACGGTGGCCGGACAGACCTTGCGCGTGAGCAAGGGCGACGCCGTCTACATCCCCGCGGGCGCGAAGCACTCCGCGCGCGTCGTGTCTCCCGGCGCACCGTTCAAGGCCGTGCAGGTCTACGCGGGCCCGGGCCCCGAGCAGCGCTTCATGCAGGGCCCCCGGGAGAGCGCTCCTCATGGCCGCTGA
- a CDS encoding acyl-CoA thioesterase, protein MADLSPKDFPVVVPFTLHWSEMDAFGHANNARTFTWFETARIAYLARIGMTGPSGAGETRIQGGIGPILKATQAEYVRPVVFPVRLVASARVSRIGTTSVTLEHAVFGEEDGTLYTKGTAVIVTLDYVKNEPVPVPAPVRAAIEALEGRTFGP, encoded by the coding sequence ATGGCGGACCTCAGCCCCAAGGACTTCCCCGTCGTCGTCCCCTTCACCCTGCACTGGAGTGAAATGGACGCGTTCGGCCACGCGAACAACGCTCGCACCTTCACGTGGTTCGAGACCGCGCGCATCGCCTACCTCGCCCGCATCGGCATGACGGGCCCCTCGGGCGCCGGCGAGACGCGCATCCAGGGCGGCATTGGCCCCATCCTCAAGGCCACCCAGGCCGAGTACGTGCGCCCGGTCGTCTTCCCCGTGCGCCTGGTCGCCAGCGCCCGCGTCTCGCGCATCGGCACCACCTCCGTCACGCTGGAGCACGCCGTGTTCGGCGAGGAGGACGGCACGCTCTACACGAAGGGCACCGCCGTCATCGTCACCCTGGACTACGTCAAGAACGAGCCGGTGCCGGTGCCCGCCCCCGTGCGCGCCGCCATCGAGGCGCTGGAGGGGCGGACGTTCGGCCCATGA
- a CDS encoding class I SAM-dependent methyltransferase produces the protein MAESVLEFYQGLAEEYHLLFANWAQTVERQGAALDALLRRCGAPPPRRVLDCACGIGTQALGLAGRGYVVHATDLSPAAVARAEREARTLGVTLTTGVADMRTLDTQVSGMFQVVLAFDNAVPHLLTDEDLDAAAHAMASKLAPGGLLALSVRDYDALMAQQPRFTSERVLDAPEGRRILFQVWDWAADGRTYTVHQFILRPEGKGWQATEHTGVYRALQRVEVEGAMTRAGLVDTRWYSPEETGFYQPILTARRP, from the coding sequence ATGGCTGAGTCCGTGCTCGAGTTCTACCAGGGGCTCGCCGAGGAGTATCACCTGCTCTTCGCCAACTGGGCCCAGACGGTGGAGCGCCAGGGCGCCGCGTTGGACGCGCTGCTGCGTCGTTGTGGCGCGCCGCCGCCGCGTCGGGTGCTGGATTGCGCGTGTGGCATCGGCACGCAGGCGCTGGGGCTCGCGGGGCGCGGTTACGTGGTGCACGCCACGGACCTGAGCCCCGCCGCCGTGGCCCGCGCCGAGCGCGAGGCGCGCACCCTGGGCGTCACCCTCACCACGGGCGTCGCGGACATGCGGACGCTGGACACGCAGGTGTCGGGGATGTTCCAGGTGGTGCTCGCGTTCGACAACGCGGTGCCACACCTGCTCACGGATGAGGACTTGGACGCCGCCGCGCATGCGATGGCCTCGAAGCTCGCGCCGGGGGGCCTGCTGGCGCTGAGCGTGCGCGACTACGACGCGTTGATGGCGCAGCAGCCGCGCTTCACCTCGGAGCGGGTGCTCGACGCGCCCGAGGGCCGGCGGATTCTCTTCCAGGTCTGGGATTGGGCCGCCGACGGCAGGACGTACACGGTCCACCAGTTCATCCTGCGCCCCGAGGGCAAGGGCTGGCAGGCCACGGAGCACACCGGCGTGTACCGCGCGCTCCAGCGGGTGGAGGTGGAGGGCGCGATGACACGGGCGGGGCTCGTCGACACGCGGTGGTACTCGCCGGAGGAGACGGGCTTCTATCAGCCCATCCTCACCGCGCGCAGGCCGTGA
- a CDS encoding DUF962 domain-containing protein, whose amino-acid sequence MSKPTLQTYAEFWPFYLREHSLPVTRRFHFVGTSLGVATGIAAISTGRGALIPAALVAAYGFAWFSHFFIEKNKPASFKYPLWSFISDFRMAGLMAVGQIDAHMERAFANGEQGTGANSMAPAPQPAAQQAR is encoded by the coding sequence ATGTCCAAGCCCACCCTCCAGACCTATGCCGAGTTCTGGCCGTTCTACCTGCGTGAGCACTCGCTGCCGGTGACGCGCCGGTTCCACTTCGTGGGCACCAGCCTGGGCGTGGCCACGGGCATCGCGGCCATCTCCACGGGCCGTGGGGCGCTGATTCCAGCGGCCCTGGTTGCGGCGTACGGCTTCGCATGGTTCAGCCACTTCTTCATCGAGAAGAACAAGCCGGCGAGCTTCAAGTACCCGCTGTGGTCGTTCATCTCGGACTTCCGGATGGCGGGGCTGATGGCCGTGGGCCAGATTGATGCGCACATGGAGCGCGCCTTCGCCAACGGTGAGCAGGGCACGGGCGCCAACAGCATGGCCCCCGCGCCCCAGCCGGCGGCGCAGCAGGCCCGCTGA
- a CDS encoding YebC/PmpR family DNA-binding transcriptional regulator: MGRIFETRKATMMARWNKMAKVFTRISKDIAIAVKSGGPNPDSNSTLRRVLQNARAANMPKDKVEAAIKRASGQTATQYEIVLYEGYAPHGIALLVETATDNVVRTVANVRMHFNQNSGNMGSTGSVAFMFKRMGVFRLNPEGLNQDELELELIDHGLQEMGEGTGEKGEKQLIIRCDFADFGKLQAAIEAKGLAPISADSEYIPENLIELPEDKATEVLELVDAMEQDDDVQRVFHNLG; the protein is encoded by the coding sequence ATGGGACGCATTTTCGAGACACGCAAGGCCACGATGATGGCCCGCTGGAACAAGATGGCGAAGGTCTTCACGCGCATCAGCAAGGACATTGCGATCGCGGTGAAGTCCGGCGGGCCGAACCCGGACTCGAACTCCACGTTGCGGCGGGTGTTGCAGAACGCGCGCGCGGCGAACATGCCGAAGGACAAGGTCGAGGCGGCCATCAAGCGCGCCAGCGGCCAGACGGCGACGCAGTACGAAATCGTCCTCTACGAGGGCTATGCGCCGCACGGCATCGCGCTGTTGGTGGAGACGGCCACGGACAACGTGGTGCGCACGGTGGCGAACGTGCGGATGCACTTCAACCAGAACTCCGGGAACATGGGTAGCACGGGCAGCGTGGCGTTCATGTTCAAGCGGATGGGGGTGTTCCGGTTGAACCCGGAGGGCCTCAACCAGGATGAGCTGGAGCTGGAGCTCATCGACCACGGGTTGCAGGAGATGGGCGAGGGCACGGGCGAGAAGGGTGAGAAGCAGCTCATCATCCGGTGTGACTTCGCCGACTTCGGCAAGCTCCAGGCGGCCATCGAGGCGAAGGGGCTGGCGCCCATCTCCGCCGACTCCGAGTACATCCCGGAGAACCTCATCGAGCTGCCCGAGGACAAGGCCACCGAGGTGCTGGAGCTCGTCGACGCCATGGAGCAGGACGACGACGTCCAGCGCGTGTTCCACAACCTGGGCTGA
- a CDS encoding TIGR02996 domain-containing protein, giving the protein MAKFDYRNMLTRVIQVLDDFFSGFDPVSPAPAPTPAPVVSTELREPELEAAILRDPENDDAYLIYGDWLQARGVPRGELIALQHAVLLATAREKMGREKEVSDFFARHAREMFGELYAEPSRYSGLSSGRVHWHWHLGFIQRAWLGSNHAYSLDVPRVLTELLTHPSARFLRALTVGLLDDAADSNHYEGIIQLIARYAPATLRELKVADVLENEFGLSRVRLGDVSSLYTALPRLHTLTLRGDMVLGAMHLPDLRELTIETSGLSRESLRSILSASWPNLEKLELWFGVAEHGGNVSFEDVRPLLEGTGMPRLVHLGLCNAGFTDAVCEALPSAPVLRRLTRLDLSLGTMTSKGAAALVAGAGAFAHLEMLVLTDNLLDDASVESLESLCPQVWLQDQRDDDGSAGNVAHRD; this is encoded by the coding sequence ATGGCGAAGTTCGACTACAGGAACATGCTGACCCGGGTCATCCAGGTGCTGGATGACTTCTTCTCGGGGTTCGACCCGGTCTCGCCCGCTCCTGCCCCAACGCCCGCGCCCGTGGTGTCCACGGAGCTTCGGGAGCCGGAGCTGGAGGCCGCCATCCTCCGGGATCCAGAGAACGACGACGCCTATCTTATCTATGGGGATTGGCTGCAGGCGCGAGGTGTCCCTCGTGGGGAGCTGATAGCGCTCCAGCACGCGGTGTTGCTCGCCACGGCTCGCGAGAAGATGGGGCGGGAGAAGGAGGTCAGTGACTTCTTCGCACGCCATGCGCGGGAGATGTTCGGGGAGTTGTACGCCGAGCCCTCGCGGTACTCGGGGCTCTCGAGCGGGCGAGTGCACTGGCACTGGCATCTGGGCTTCATCCAGCGGGCGTGGCTCGGGAGCAACCACGCCTACTCGCTGGACGTGCCTCGGGTGCTGACGGAGCTGCTCACGCATCCCTCCGCGCGCTTCTTGCGTGCATTGACGGTGGGGCTGCTCGACGACGCCGCGGACTCGAATCACTACGAAGGCATCATCCAGCTCATCGCACGGTACGCGCCCGCGACGCTGCGGGAGCTGAAGGTCGCGGACGTGCTGGAGAACGAGTTCGGCCTCTCGCGCGTCCGACTCGGAGATGTATCGTCCCTGTACACGGCGCTGCCGAGGCTGCACACGTTGACGCTGCGTGGGGACATGGTGCTCGGCGCCATGCACCTGCCGGATTTGCGGGAGCTGACCATCGAGACCTCGGGGCTGTCGCGCGAGTCCCTGCGGTCCATCCTCTCGGCGAGCTGGCCGAACCTGGAGAAGCTGGAGCTCTGGTTCGGCGTGGCGGAGCACGGGGGGAATGTGTCGTTCGAGGATGTACGGCCGTTGCTCGAAGGCACGGGGATGCCGAGGCTGGTGCACCTGGGACTGTGCAACGCGGGGTTCACGGATGCGGTGTGCGAGGCCCTGCCTTCGGCGCCGGTGCTGCGGCGGCTCACGCGGCTGGACCTGTCGTTGGGCACGATGACAAGCAAGGGGGCGGCTGCGCTCGTGGCGGGCGCGGGTGCGTTCGCGCATCTGGAGATGCTGGTCCTGACGGACAACCTGCTGGATGACGCGAGCGTGGAGTCGCTGGAGTCGCTCTGCCCACAGGTCTGGCTGCAGGACCAGCGTGACGATGATGGGTCCGCGGGCAACGTGGCCCATCGGGACTGA